A region of Plantactinospora sp. BC1 DNA encodes the following proteins:
- a CDS encoding response regulator transcription factor, with product MIRVLLADDEPLIRAGIRTVLESAGDIEVVAEAADGGAAVDAALRHRVDVALLDIRMPVLDGLDVVDELGRRLPGLRVVVLTSFGAEPNVLRAVQARVAGFVLKNCTPEELIRAVRAAHDGDAYLSPAVTRLLLGMVAPEPAARRRQARDRLAVLTARESEILRLVAEGLSNAEVGRRLRMSEMTIKTYVSRILGKLDCTNRVQAALLSRDAGPTPWS from the coding sequence GTGATCAGGGTGCTGCTCGCCGACGACGAGCCACTGATCAGGGCCGGCATCCGCACCGTGCTGGAGTCGGCCGGCGACATCGAGGTGGTCGCCGAGGCGGCGGACGGCGGCGCGGCGGTCGACGCCGCGCTCCGGCACCGGGTCGACGTGGCACTGCTGGACATCCGGATGCCGGTGCTGGACGGCCTCGACGTGGTCGACGAACTCGGCCGGCGACTGCCGGGACTCCGGGTGGTGGTGCTGACCTCGTTCGGCGCGGAGCCGAACGTGCTGCGGGCGGTGCAGGCCCGGGTGGCCGGGTTCGTGCTGAAGAACTGCACGCCGGAGGAGCTGATCCGCGCGGTACGCGCCGCGCACGACGGCGACGCCTACCTCTCCCCCGCGGTGACCCGGCTGCTGCTCGGGATGGTGGCGCCGGAACCGGCGGCGCGGCGACGGCAGGCGCGGGACCGGCTGGCCGTACTGACCGCGCGGGAGTCGGAGATCCTGCGCCTGGTCGCCGAGGGTCTCTCCAACGCCGAGGTGGGCCGGCGGCTGCGGATGAGCGAGATGACCATCAAGACGTACGTGAGCCGGATCCTGGGGAAACTCGACTGCACGAACCGGGTGCAGGCCGCCCTGCTCTCCCGGGACGCCGGGCCCACCCCGTGGAGCTGA
- a CDS encoding sensor histidine kinase, translating to MRRHLLPVVVLLAETALLLAGSGPGTSPWDVVGHVVLVALVIAVRRRAPVGALIGALLLVALSDGGYVLLLWAAYQAGREALDRTSAVMVAGALTGALAVHLVTAPAEPGTVPNLISTYLVFAALPVLVGRYLAQQERLVSTLDRHNRQLRRERELLAEQEQLRERLRIARDMHDSLGHRLSLVSVQAAALEVAELPPVQRQAVRQLAGAARGALDELYELVGALRGGQGTDQRSPGSERIGPLVAEFRAAGTPVTLRQEGTPGPLPGAAGRAAYRVVEEGLTNALKHAPGQPVTVRLRWEPDALLLTVDNPLPERAGTPPGPGPTRDGGGCGIGGAEGEGDGPGAVGHGLVGLRERAEQAGGLVAYRIVEPGDPAQPDGGARSWRLLAMLPVAEPDAADAELPAPGGIRTLALGLATAALMFVAMPASMLLGVR from the coding sequence ATGCGCCGACACCTGCTGCCCGTGGTCGTACTGCTGGCGGAGACCGCGTTGCTGCTGGCCGGCTCCGGGCCCGGGACGTCGCCCTGGGACGTCGTCGGCCACGTCGTGCTGGTCGCACTGGTGATCGCGGTACGCCGCCGGGCCCCGGTCGGTGCGCTGATCGGCGCGTTGCTGCTCGTCGCACTCTCCGACGGCGGGTACGTCCTGCTGCTCTGGGCCGCCTACCAGGCGGGGCGGGAGGCGCTGGACCGCACCAGTGCGGTGATGGTGGCCGGGGCGCTGACCGGCGCGCTCGCCGTACACCTGGTGACCGCCCCGGCGGAGCCCGGCACGGTCCCGAACCTGATCTCGACGTACCTGGTCTTCGCCGCACTGCCGGTGCTGGTCGGCCGCTACCTGGCCCAGCAGGAGCGGCTGGTCTCCACCCTGGACCGGCACAACCGGCAGCTCCGCCGGGAGCGGGAGCTGCTCGCCGAGCAGGAGCAGCTCCGGGAGCGGCTGCGGATCGCCCGGGACATGCACGACTCGCTCGGCCACCGGCTCAGCCTGGTCTCGGTGCAGGCCGCCGCGCTGGAGGTGGCGGAGTTGCCGCCGGTGCAGCGCCAGGCGGTGCGGCAGCTCGCCGGAGCCGCACGCGGCGCCCTGGACGAACTCTACGAGCTGGTCGGTGCGCTGCGCGGCGGGCAGGGGACCGATCAGCGGTCGCCGGGCTCGGAGCGGATCGGCCCGCTGGTCGCGGAGTTCCGCGCGGCCGGCACCCCGGTGACGCTGCGACAGGAGGGTACCCCGGGCCCGTTGCCCGGCGCGGCGGGGCGGGCGGCGTACCGGGTGGTCGAGGAGGGGCTGACGAACGCGCTGAAGCACGCGCCGGGGCAGCCGGTGACGGTACGGCTGCGGTGGGAGCCGGACGCCCTGCTGCTGACCGTCGACAACCCGCTGCCCGAGCGGGCCGGGACGCCGCCCGGCCCCGGACCCACCCGGGACGGTGGCGGTTGCGGTATCGGAGGCGCGGAGGGCGAGGGCGACGGGCCGGGAGCGGTCGGGCACGGGCTGGTCGGGTTGCGGGAGCGGGCCGAGCAGGCGGGCGGGCTGGTCGCGTACCGGATCGTCGAGCCCGGCGATCCCGCCCAGCCGGACGGCGGCGCACGGAGCTGGCGACTCCTCGCGATGCTGCCCGTCGCGGAGCCGGACGCCGCGGACGCCGAGCTGCCCGCGCCGGGCGGGATCCGTACCCTGGCCCTCGGGCTCGCCACCGCGGCCCTGATGTTCGTGGCGATGCCGGCGAGCATGCTGCTGGGGGTGCGGTGA
- a CDS encoding ABC transporter ATP-binding protein — translation MIEVCNLSKRYGRTVAVDGISFTVRAGQVTGFLGPNGAGKSTTMRMMLGLDRPSGGRVLIDGRSYPEHVAPLRSVGALLEARSAHPGRTAYHHLLWLAQSNRIPRARVAEVLALVGLESVPKRRVGGFSLGMVQRLGIAAALLGDPPVLLFDEPVNGLDPEGIRWIRELMRGLAGQGRTVFVSSHLMSEMALTADHLVVIGQGRLLADTGMREFVEANSGTTVRIRAPEPERLRGVLAAAGIRVEAEPDGTLLAYDSEAARIGELVAANRLTVHEVGVQRASLEEAFMRLTATAVRYRADVEAEGRR, via the coding sequence GTGATCGAGGTGTGCAATCTCAGCAAGCGCTACGGGCGGACGGTCGCGGTCGACGGGATCTCCTTCACGGTCCGGGCCGGACAGGTGACCGGCTTCCTCGGCCCGAACGGTGCGGGCAAGTCGACGACGATGCGGATGATGCTCGGCCTCGACCGCCCGAGCGGCGGTCGGGTACTCATCGACGGCCGGAGCTATCCGGAGCACGTCGCCCCGCTGCGCTCGGTCGGCGCGCTGCTGGAGGCCCGGTCGGCGCATCCGGGGCGCACCGCGTACCACCACCTGCTCTGGTTGGCGCAGAGCAACCGCATCCCGCGCGCCCGGGTCGCCGAGGTGCTCGCCCTGGTCGGGCTGGAGAGCGTGCCGAAACGGCGGGTCGGCGGCTTCTCGCTCGGCATGGTGCAGCGGCTCGGGATCGCCGCCGCGCTGCTCGGCGACCCGCCGGTGCTGCTCTTCGACGAGCCGGTCAACGGACTCGACCCGGAGGGCATCCGGTGGATCCGGGAGTTGATGCGGGGGCTCGCCGGGCAGGGCCGGACCGTCTTCGTCTCCAGCCACCTGATGAGCGAGATGGCGCTGACCGCGGACCACCTGGTGGTGATCGGGCAGGGCCGGCTGCTAGCCGACACCGGGATGCGGGAGTTCGTCGAGGCGAACTCCGGCACGACGGTACGGATCCGGGCGCCGGAACCGGAGCGGCTGCGCGGAGTACTGGCGGCCGCCGGCATCCGGGTCGAGGCGGAGCCGGACGGGACGCTGCTGGCGTACGACAGCGAGGCCGCCCGGATCGGGGAGCTGGTCGCGGCCAACCGGCTGACGGTGCACGAGGTCGGCGTGCAGCGGGCGTCCCTGGAGGAGGCGTTCATGCGGCTCACCGCGACCGCGGTGCGGTACCGGGCCGACGTCGAGGCGGAGGGTCGGCGATGA
- a CDS encoding ABC transporter permease subunit, translating into MSAVLRAELTKIRTVRSTIWTLLPTFVVGVGISLLAGLSFGAQPPERQFGFDPLFPAFYGLTLGQLALVVFGTLVMASEYSSGTIRATLVAVPRRGRCYVGKILAAALFATAVAVPTVLVGFFAAQAALGRYGVGLGADGAVAAVLGGCLHLVLLCLFSLGVAAMLRSPVRALAVLLPIFFLGSQGLGNVPGLRTVTQYLPDQTTWVILHLAGSQDEARWARDYGPWTGVALLALWTAASLLGGYLVLRRRDA; encoded by the coding sequence ATGAGCGCGGTGCTGCGGGCCGAGCTGACGAAGATCCGGACCGTCCGGTCGACGATCTGGACCCTGTTGCCGACCTTCGTCGTCGGCGTCGGCATCAGCCTGCTGGCCGGGCTCAGCTTCGGCGCGCAACCGCCGGAGCGGCAGTTCGGCTTCGACCCGCTCTTTCCCGCCTTCTACGGCCTGACGCTCGGCCAGCTCGCCCTGGTGGTCTTCGGGACACTGGTGATGGCGAGCGAATACAGCTCCGGCACGATCCGGGCCACCCTGGTCGCCGTGCCGCGCCGGGGACGCTGCTACGTCGGGAAGATACTCGCCGCCGCCCTCTTCGCCACTGCGGTGGCGGTACCGACCGTACTGGTCGGCTTCTTCGCCGCCCAGGCCGCGCTCGGCCGGTACGGCGTCGGGCTCGGCGCCGACGGTGCGGTGGCCGCCGTGCTCGGTGGCTGCCTGCACCTCGTACTGCTCTGCCTCTTCTCCCTGGGGGTGGCGGCGATGCTGCGCAGTCCGGTACGCGCCCTGGCGGTACTGTTGCCGATCTTCTTCCTCGGTTCGCAGGGCCTCGGCAACGTCCCCGGACTGCGTACCGTCACCCAGTACCTGCCGGACCAGACCACCTGGGTGATCCTGCACCTCGCCGGGTCGCAGGACGAGGCCCGGTGGGCCCGGGACTACGGCCCGTGGACCGGGGTCGCCCTGCTGGCGCTCTGGACCGCCGCCTCGCTGCTCGGCGGCTACCTCGTGCTGCGCCGCCGGGACGCCTGA
- a CDS encoding uridine kinase translates to MRVRPISPELLVQELADRLAGERAGGWLRVAVDGPPAAEPGRLADALVDPLRVRGRPAVRIDTADFLRPASLRYEQGRTNPDAYYFGWLDEAGLRREVLDPAGPAGSGRILPSLWNAETDRATRADYLTLPPGGVVLVSGALLLGGGLPFDLAVHLVLSPGALARRTAPAQRWTLPAFARYADEVGPSAFADVVVRLDDPRHPALVEADSVG, encoded by the coding sequence ATGAGGGTCCGTCCGATCAGCCCCGAGCTGCTGGTGCAGGAGTTGGCCGACCGGCTGGCCGGCGAGCGTGCCGGCGGCTGGCTGCGGGTGGCGGTCGACGGGCCGCCGGCCGCCGAGCCGGGCCGGCTCGCCGACGCGCTGGTCGACCCGCTGCGGGTCCGGGGCCGCCCGGCCGTCCGGATCGACACGGCGGACTTCCTCCGGCCGGCGTCGCTCCGCTACGAGCAGGGCCGCACCAACCCCGACGCGTACTACTTCGGCTGGCTCGACGAGGCGGGCCTGCGTCGGGAGGTACTCGATCCCGCCGGCCCGGCCGGTTCGGGCCGGATCCTGCCGTCGCTGTGGAACGCCGAGACGGACCGGGCCACCCGGGCCGACTACCTCACCCTGCCGCCCGGCGGTGTCGTCCTGGTGAGCGGGGCGCTGCTGCTCGGCGGCGGCCTACCGTTCGACCTGGCGGTGCATCTCGTGCTCTCGCCCGGCGCGCTGGCCCGGCGTACGGCCCCGGCACAGCGGTGGACCCTGCCCGCCTTCGCCCGCTACGCCGACGAGGTCGGACCGTCGGCCTTCGCCGACGTGGTGGTCCGGCTGGACGACCCCCGGCACCCCGCGCTGGTCGAGGCGGACAGCGTCGGATGA
- a CDS encoding TraR/DksA C4-type zinc finger protein produces the protein MLVNEAIGTRRSAADSDQIRRALQARFDELTVEYDEALAQSQVLRLVEVGDTAGDDQADSGTKTAERDTAQSLLRTILDRRAQFEHALSRLAEGTYGWCEGCGDSIPVERLEIFPSATTCVTCKQSRERRAA, from the coding sequence ATGCTCGTCAACGAGGCAATCGGTACGCGCCGCTCGGCGGCCGACAGCGACCAGATCCGCCGCGCCCTGCAGGCCCGCTTCGACGAGCTGACCGTCGAGTACGACGAGGCGTTGGCACAGAGCCAGGTGCTGCGACTGGTGGAGGTCGGTGACACGGCCGGCGACGACCAGGCCGACAGCGGCACCAAGACGGCCGAGCGGGACACCGCGCAGTCGCTGCTGCGGACCATTCTCGACCGCCGGGCGCAGTTCGAGCACGCGCTCAGCCGGCTGGCCGAGGGGACGTACGGCTGGTGCGAGGGATGCGGCGACTCGATCCCGGTCGAGCGGCTGGAGATCTTCCCCTCCGCGACCACCTGCGTCACCTGCAAGCAGTCCCGGGAGCGCCGGGCGGCCTGA
- a CDS encoding DUF72 domain-containing protein, translated as MGEIKVGTASWTDKTLLESGWYPAGADTPERRLGHYAERFPLVEVDATYYSPPAERTAELWVGRTPPGFTFNVKAFSLLTGHPTRVSALYKDLRPETEKKNVYPGDLPAQAYEEVWTRFLSALEPLAEAGKLGALLFQFPPWFTIRRDNKQYLLEVRRRCGPLRPVFEFRHASWFADGNREETLEFLRKHELAYVSVDMPQGHRSSVPPVLAATADLAVVRFHGHSDKWTSKNIYDKFGYHYSDRELADWAPKLRELADDTAETHVLFNNCYRDYAQTNAEKLRDLLSA; from the coding sequence ATGGGTGAGATCAAGGTCGGCACGGCCTCGTGGACCGACAAGACCCTGCTGGAATCGGGTTGGTATCCGGCGGGCGCGGACACCCCGGAACGGCGGCTCGGCCACTACGCCGAGCGGTTTCCGCTGGTCGAGGTCGACGCCACCTACTACTCGCCGCCGGCCGAGCGGACCGCCGAGCTGTGGGTCGGGCGCACCCCGCCCGGGTTCACCTTCAACGTGAAGGCGTTCAGCCTGCTCACCGGGCATCCGACCCGGGTCTCCGCGCTCTACAAGGACCTGCGGCCGGAGACCGAGAAGAAGAACGTCTACCCGGGCGACCTGCCGGCGCAGGCGTACGAGGAGGTCTGGACCCGCTTCCTCTCCGCGCTGGAGCCGCTGGCCGAGGCGGGCAAGCTCGGCGCGCTGCTGTTCCAGTTCCCGCCGTGGTTCACCATCCGCCGGGACAACAAGCAGTACCTGCTGGAGGTGCGGCGGCGGTGCGGCCCGCTGCGGCCGGTCTTCGAGTTCCGGCACGCCTCCTGGTTCGCCGACGGCAACCGGGAGGAGACCCTGGAGTTCCTCCGCAAGCACGAGCTGGCGTACGTCTCGGTCGACATGCCGCAGGGGCACCGCTCGTCGGTGCCGCCGGTGCTGGCCGCCACCGCCGACCTGGCGGTGGTGCGGTTCCACGGGCACAGCGACAAGTGGACCAGCAAGAACATCTACGACAAGTTCGGCTACCACTACTCGGATCGGGAGCTGGCGGACTGGGCGCCGAAGTTGCGCGAACTCGCCGACGACACCGCCGAGACACACGTGTTGTTCAACAACTGCTATCGGGACTACGCGCAGACGAACGCCGAGAAGCTCCGTGATCTCCTCTCGGCCTAG
- a CDS encoding DUF2267 domain-containing protein: MPNNSYSIFESSIDKTNLILKDIEQAYGWPKERRNQSYAALRTVLHLLRDRLPVQESVHFAAQLPVLVRGVYFDGWDPSVVPIKLNREEFLYEVRAGFPFDVEGGPATVVNTVLNALRRHVTDGEWDDVKSTMPKDLTTIMP; the protein is encoded by the coding sequence GTGCCGAACAATTCGTACTCGATCTTCGAGTCGTCGATAGACAAGACCAACCTCATCCTCAAGGACATCGAGCAGGCGTACGGGTGGCCGAAGGAACGCCGCAACCAGTCGTACGCGGCGCTGCGGACCGTACTGCACCTGCTCCGGGACCGGCTGCCGGTGCAGGAGAGCGTGCACTTCGCCGCCCAGTTGCCGGTGCTGGTCCGCGGGGTCTACTTCGACGGCTGGGATCCGAGCGTCGTCCCGATCAAGCTGAACCGCGAGGAGTTCCTCTACGAGGTACGCGCCGGTTTCCCGTTCGACGTCGAGGGTGGCCCGGCGACCGTGGTGAACACGGTGCTGAACGCGCTGCGCCGGCACGTCACCGACGGGGAGTGGGACGACGTCAAGTCGACCATGCCGAAGGACCTCACCACGATCATGCCGTAG
- a CDS encoding DUF72 domain-containing protein, giving the protein MILVGTSGWQYRDWRDRFYPTGLPQRRWLEHYAERFGTVEVNNAFYRLPERDVFAAWRARTPDDFCVAVKMSRYLTHIKRLREPAEPIARFLGRATALGDRLGPVLLQLPPNLPADTGALAEVLSLFPPEVRVTVEPRHPSWWTGQTRQVLERYGAALCWADRRGRPVTPLWRTADFGYLRLHEGRAEPRPRYGRTALGSWLDRIGAAFPGDEPVYVYFNNDPGGAAIVDAAALAAIAGRRGVPISRTP; this is encoded by the coding sequence ATGATCCTCGTCGGCACCTCCGGGTGGCAGTACCGCGACTGGCGGGATCGGTTCTATCCGACCGGTCTGCCGCAACGACGCTGGCTGGAGCACTACGCCGAACGGTTCGGCACGGTCGAGGTGAACAACGCCTTCTACCGGCTGCCCGAACGGGACGTCTTCGCCGCCTGGCGGGCCCGTACCCCGGACGACTTCTGCGTGGCGGTGAAGATGAGCCGCTACCTGACGCACATCAAGCGGCTGCGGGAACCGGCCGAACCCATCGCCCGGTTCCTCGGCCGGGCCACCGCACTCGGCGACCGGCTCGGTCCGGTACTGCTGCAACTGCCGCCGAACCTGCCGGCCGACACCGGCGCGCTGGCCGAGGTGCTCTCCCTCTTCCCACCCGAGGTACGGGTCACCGTGGAGCCGAGGCATCCGTCCTGGTGGACCGGGCAGACCCGGCAGGTGCTGGAGCGGTACGGCGCCGCGCTCTGCTGGGCCGACCGGCGCGGCCGACCGGTGACGCCGCTGTGGCGTACCGCCGACTTCGGCTACCTGCGGCTGCACGAGGGGCGGGCCGAACCCCGGCCCCGGTACGGCCGGACCGCGCTCGGCTCCTGGCTGGACCGGATCGGCGCGGCCTTCCCCGGCGACGAACCGGTCTACGTCTACTTCAACAACGATCCCGGCGGCGCGGCGATCGTCGACGCCGCCGCGCTGGCCGCGATCGCCGGGCGCCGGGGCGTCCCGATCAGCCGGACGCCCTGA
- a CDS encoding beta-glucosidase: MSSNRNAADTSRTTTEVERLEVTGVHDGHPHDGQLTATATVPADDAAPSDSPAPDTLPGWQDSRLPVARRVEDLLARLTLEEKAAQLYGVWVGGDSTGEDLAPHQHEMTSEAPDWRALISNGLGQVTRAFGTAPVDPALGARALARMQEEIVAANRFGIPAIAHEECLTGIMTWKATVYPTPLAWGATFNPELVERMAGQIGSAMRALGVHQGLAPVLDVIRDLRWGRCEESIGEDPYLVATIATAYVRGLESTGVVATLKHLVGYSASRAGRNHGPVSAGHRELADVLLPPFEMALRDGGARSVMHAYNEIDGIPPAADPELLTRLLRDEWDFTGTVVSDYFGISFLQRLHNVAGDLSEAAALALTAGVDVELPSAHCYGDLLIDAVRAGAVPESLVDRAVTRILRQKCELGLLDPDWSPLPAALAGTAERSNGDIPGVVEGSVDLDPPANRTLARTIAEESVVLLANSGALPLRPESRIAMVGPLADDVAGMLGCYTFPSHVGSQHPELPEGVEIPTLLAALRAELPETPIKYAPGSTVDGSAELDADAISAAAAVAAEADVCVAVLGDRAGLFGRGTSGEGCDSDDLRLPGAQAELLAALLETGTPVVLVLLAGRPYALGDSIDRLAAVVQAFFPGEEGGPAVARVLSGSVNPSGRLPVSVPRTPGGQPNSYLNPKLGQKTDVSSVDPTPLFPFGHGLSYTAFSWPEVRVEGAAPVADRPVEVPTDGSVTVSVSVRNDGDRAGTELVQLYLHDPVAQVNRPVVRLIGYARVPLEPGQTRQVDFRVHADLSSFTGRRGHRVVEPGDLELRLSASSDDHRHTVPVKLTGPERRVDHRRQLVAEVTLH; encoded by the coding sequence GTGAGCAGCAACCGCAATGCCGCCGACACCAGTCGGACAACCACCGAAGTCGAGCGGCTTGAGGTGACGGGGGTGCACGATGGGCATCCACACGACGGACAGCTCACCGCGACCGCGACCGTCCCGGCGGACGACGCAGCGCCCAGCGACAGCCCCGCTCCCGACACCCTGCCCGGCTGGCAGGACTCGCGGCTGCCCGTCGCGCGGCGGGTGGAGGACCTGCTCGCCCGGCTGACGCTGGAAGAGAAGGCAGCCCAACTGTACGGCGTCTGGGTCGGTGGCGACTCCACCGGCGAGGACCTGGCGCCGCACCAGCACGAGATGACCAGCGAGGCCCCGGACTGGCGCGCACTGATCAGCAACGGCCTCGGCCAGGTCACCCGGGCGTTCGGCACCGCGCCCGTCGACCCCGCCCTCGGCGCCCGGGCACTGGCCCGGATGCAGGAGGAGATCGTCGCCGCCAACCGGTTCGGCATCCCGGCCATCGCGCACGAGGAGTGCCTGACCGGCATCATGACCTGGAAGGCGACCGTCTATCCCACGCCGCTGGCCTGGGGCGCGACCTTCAACCCCGAGCTGGTCGAGCGGATGGCCGGGCAGATCGGGTCGGCGATGCGGGCGCTCGGCGTACACCAGGGGCTGGCCCCGGTGCTCGACGTGATCCGGGACCTGCGCTGGGGGCGCTGCGAGGAGTCGATCGGCGAGGACCCCTACCTGGTCGCCACCATCGCCACCGCGTACGTCCGGGGCCTGGAGTCCACCGGCGTGGTCGCCACCCTCAAGCACCTCGTCGGATACTCGGCCTCCCGGGCCGGCCGCAACCACGGACCGGTCAGCGCCGGGCACCGCGAGCTGGCCGACGTGCTCCTGCCGCCCTTCGAGATGGCGCTGCGGGACGGCGGTGCCAGATCGGTGATGCACGCCTACAACGAGATCGACGGCATCCCGCCGGCCGCCGACCCGGAGCTGCTCACCCGGCTGCTCCGCGACGAGTGGGACTTCACCGGCACCGTCGTCTCCGACTACTTCGGGATCAGCTTCCTGCAACGGCTGCACAACGTCGCGGGCGACCTGAGCGAGGCCGCGGCGCTGGCGCTGACCGCCGGGGTGGACGTCGAACTGCCCTCCGCGCACTGCTACGGCGACCTGTTGATCGACGCGGTCCGGGCCGGCGCCGTGCCGGAGTCCCTGGTCGACCGGGCGGTGACCCGGATCCTCCGGCAGAAGTGCGAACTCGGCCTCCTCGACCCCGACTGGTCGCCGCTGCCGGCGGCACTGGCCGGCACCGCCGAGCGGAGCAACGGCGACATCCCCGGCGTCGTCGAGGGCTCCGTCGACCTCGACCCGCCGGCCAACCGGACGCTGGCCCGGACGATCGCCGAGGAGTCGGTGGTGCTGCTGGCGAACTCCGGGGCACTGCCGCTCCGGCCGGAGAGCCGCATCGCCATGGTCGGGCCGCTCGCCGACGACGTCGCCGGGATGCTCGGCTGCTACACCTTCCCCAGCCACGTCGGCAGCCAGCACCCGGAGCTGCCGGAGGGGGTCGAGATCCCCACCCTGCTGGCCGCGCTCCGGGCCGAGCTGCCCGAAACCCCGATCAAGTACGCCCCCGGCAGCACCGTCGACGGCTCCGCCGAACTCGACGCCGACGCGATCAGCGCCGCCGCCGCGGTCGCCGCCGAGGCCGACGTCTGCGTGGCCGTACTCGGTGACCGGGCCGGACTCTTCGGCCGGGGCACCTCCGGCGAGGGCTGCGACAGCGACGACCTGCGGCTGCCCGGTGCCCAGGCGGAACTGCTGGCCGCACTGCTGGAGACCGGAACCCCGGTGGTGCTGGTGCTGCTCGCCGGCCGCCCCTACGCGCTCGGCGACTCGATCGACCGGCTCGCCGCGGTGGTGCAGGCGTTCTTCCCCGGCGAGGAGGGCGGGCCGGCGGTAGCCCGGGTGCTCAGCGGTTCGGTCAACCCCTCCGGCCGGCTGCCGGTGAGCGTCCCGCGCACCCCGGGCGGCCAGCCCAACAGCTACCTCAACCCGAAGCTGGGCCAGAAGACCGACGTCAGCAGCGTCGACCCCACCCCGCTCTTCCCGTTCGGCCACGGCCTGTCGTACACGGCGTTCAGTTGGCCCGAGGTGCGGGTGGAGGGTGCGGCACCGGTCGCGGACCGGCCGGTGGAGGTGCCCACCGACGGGAGCGTCACCGTCTCGGTCTCGGTCCGCAACGACGGCGACCGGGCCGGCACCGAGCTGGTGCAGCTCTACCTGCACGACCCGGTCGCCCAGGTCAACCGCCCGGTGGTCCGACTGATCGGCTACGCCCGGGTGCCGCTGGAACCGGGCCAGACCCGGCAGGTGGACTTCCGGGTGCACGCCGACCTCTCCTCGTTCACCGGTCGGCGCGGCCACCGGGTGGTCGAGCCCGGCGACCTGGAGCTGCGGCTCTCCGCCTCCAGCGACGACCACCGGCACACCGTCCCAGTCAAGCTGACCGGCCCCGAGCGGCGGGTGGACCACCGCCGGCAGCTCGTCGCCGAGGTGACGCTGCACTGA